GTCTGGACCACAGAGAGTAAGGTgtagagaaataataaaaatggcCTCATAAGTACTTAAATTACTTGTATTGGAGTTTATGCTGCAGACAGCATCAACATACTCAATGGAACATCCTGAATACATCCTTAAGCAAAAGGACAAAGCTTCAGTGACTGACCTGTGTCCAGGATTTGACTGGCAATTCAGAGATCTCAATGGTGGTGGAATCAATGATGGCCACCTCTCCACTGTTCATGAACTGGTTGTCCATCACCTGCTCAATTGTGCCTCTGAAGCCTTTGTAGCTTGGGAGctatgagagagagaaaaaaaagcaacctCGTCATCTGATTTGTACATCAGAAGACACAAGATAGCCATCTCAGAAAGCAACAACGACCGTTCTTCGTCCTCACCATGGGCAGAGGCTCGTCACCATTGAGCATGCGGTGGATGTTGCTGATGATCTCTCGGATGTCATAGTTGGGGATCTTGCTGGCCCAACCTGTGCCGATACCTTCGGCACCATTCACCAGCACAGTGGGGATGATGGGCATGTACCACTCGGGCTCTACACGCTGGTTGTCATCGTAGTTGTACTTGAGCAGGTTGTCATCCACAGGTGGGAAAACAAGGCGGGCAAGAGAGCTGGAAGAACAGACAGTTGGAAGAATCTGGGCATTAATCACTGGCTTTGTAAACCATGAAATCATCTCCTTCGACACTCACCAATGCGTGCAGGAGATTGCAGATTATTTGTAGTTTGTAAGGAGGCTGCTGACCTGAGCATGGTGAAGATGTATCGAGGGCTGGCAGAGTCTTTGCCACCATGCAGCCTGGTTCCAAACTGGCCAAGAGGCTGCAGCAGGTTCAAGTTGTTGCTTCCCACAAAGTTTTGGGCCAAACCAACAATAGTCATCATGAGAGaggcctgaaaaaaaaaagaaaagaattgaGGAGTTTTAAAACTGCTAAAACTGCTCACCCGAAAAATGATATACAATGTGCAATAGTGAAATACAATCcaagataatttaaaaataaattaattcattaaaataacaaactgaaGAAAGCATCAACTACTGACTTTGTCTTCATAAGAATGATGCAAATGgcagtaaaatttaaaatccaAAGCATATTCTaaacactgaaagcagaaagagaGCCTTTTTTCAAGTTTATGCAAAAAACAACCTTCAGCACTGTAAACATATTTGGTAAATCAGCTCTTTCAACAGTAATCTCCTCTCACCTCTCCATGGTGGTAGGCTGACATCTCAGCCACCGAGCCAGCCAACTGGGCCACCTTCACCTCCCGCTTGTCATTCCGTTTGAAGCAACAGAACAGCACCTTCCTCTGGCCTGGTTTCAGACCTGACATACACCCCAGATGCAGATGCACATTAGACCACTTTCGCACCTAACAAGAAGTGTTTCTTAGAAGCTACAATTATGTTCTTGGTGACCATAATCACTTCACGCACCATCCACCAGGCAGGGGATTGAcctctcattgtcagagttgGAGAAAAGCACCAGCTCCTTGTTGACAAAGTCGTTGTAGGAGAGGAACTTGGTGGACTGACCGTACAGGTAATCCTGGAGAGAGATCAAAGACACAGTGAAACTTAACAGAAATGAGCATTAAAGCACATGATTCAGTTCATTAGCTGTTGGGGGGTTACCTCAGGGAGGTTGTGCTCTCTGCGTTGGCGCCTGTTGACCATGAAGTTGGTCAGCCACTCTTTTCGCTCTTCCACTTTCTTCTTGCTAAAGGCCTGGACgcaaaaaagagacagaaaagtgtcAGTTAAATTTGACATGATCTTCCCAGCAGTGCAAATCACTCGAGGGATGAGACAAATAGCTGGGTAAGATCTTACAAGGGTGATAGCTTCATCGTCTTCGGGCCCGGAGTACTTGAACGGGATACGGTGTCTCTGCATGTCAGAGAAGTACTCCTTGGCTTCCTGAGATGTGCTGGTTCCCAAACCTGGATGGATGAAGACCACAAAAGAAGAGAACATATTAATACAGGATTGTAACGACACACAAGACTGCAACCATGACACTAAACCTGGTATGAAGGGATGCTTACTTGTCATTTTTACTACCACACAGGGGTTTATAACAAACCTTTGTAGTATTTGATTTTCCAAGATTTGTAGTTGGGCTGGCTTTCTTTCCATGCATTGAACTCAGGGATGCTGTAGAAAGACAGCTGAGTCTTCTTGTAAGATGCCTAAAGAGGGGGTTAGGGAATCATAAAAAGTGTGAGTTTTATATAAAAGGTGGGACTGTTATTAAAGAGCAATAGCAGCTTTcctataaaaattaaaaagacttcACTTCAGAGTGATCTGAGGTTTAAACACCAGATGGCAGTGTTATTGCAAATTCCAGTGGACTGCTCAGACAGATTGGACCTCTGTCAAGATTAGAAATGAGTTTCAGTATGAGACTGCATACCTTAATGATTGGGGTGATGAACTCTTCCAGGAAGTTGTGGCGCAGCAACGACGGCCAGTTATGATGGATAAAATTGATCAGCAGGCCCTTAATGTGGGAGCCATCTTGATCCTGTTGCAATCACAAGAATACAACAGAGTCTGGTCATACTAATGCAAGTTCATCTGTAAAActagaaatataaaaaaacagttaaacttGCACATGTGGCAGTGCACCAGTAATGATGTGAGTGATAACCTTTAAAAAAGCAGAGTTTATAAGGAGCTGTATGAAagcacaaaacagcaacaaaaaataaGCCTAAAATTGTGAATACAAATTCatacacattaaaatgaaagcaagaCACATTCTAAGATGAAACTGCTGGTCCACCTGATCTGTCATGATCATGATCTTGCCGTAACGCAGACTCTTGAGGGATTCTGGGTCGCTGTAGTTCTTCTTGTACTGAAGGCCAAGGATCTTAATGATGTTGTTGATTTCAGCGTTCTCCATAATCTGATGAGGAAGATCAAGCAATTCTCATCTCTCATGCAGATGATGCTAAATATGGATTTCGCTGATTGAAGCCATCTGAGATACTGTTCATGTACAAGTGTCCATATCAGATAAATGCAGCTAATTTATTATCCTCTTGTCACTACAGAGACTAAAGCATCTACAGAACCATGCAGCTGCCATGTAATGACTATGAACAAAATGCCGTTGGGCCTAACCTGTTTGATTGAGGCCTCCCGCACATTGAGCATTTTTCCTCTGAGAGGGAAGACGCCATAGCGGTCCCTGCCAACCACTCCCAGCCCAGACACAGCAAGCGTCTTGGCTGAGTCTCCCTCAGTAAGGATCAGTGTACAGCCGATGGAGTTCTTCCCACCTGCCAGACAACACGATTCCAACAAGATGATGTCAGCTCATATGCTTTCTCATGAGGTTGGActgcataagaaaaaaaaacccctcaaacAAATAAGAGTGTGGAATACAATACCGGCATCATTGGCATCATCCAGTTTTGGCACCCCcttgatttttgtgtgtttaactgcTGAACATTTCTTGTTGAGCTGGGACTGAGCCTTGAACCTCACCCAgttcatgacactttccacaATCCCTGAGGATGTAGCCTGCAGAGATCAGGAAATTAAGGAGAATTAGTGAAAACCAGATGATTACACTATTGAGGGAAAGACTGCAATGCCAGTGGTTTTTCATTAGCACCTGTTTAATGAACTTATCACTGAGAGCACAAGTGGAACCAAAGGtcttctgctgcagtgtcaTGTTCTCTTTGGTTTGAGAATCAAAGGTAGGATTCTCAATCAGGCAGTTGACAAACAGCCACATGTGGTTCTTCACCTGGAGAGGAGTGGAGCATATTCACTCATGGGTTTTGCTAACAGAGAATATTTAGACAGCTCTGTTACTCAAGCAATTAAGACAATAATTCAATCACAGTTCCAGTTGTGAGGTTACAATTACCTGGAAAGGTTTGACGGCCACCCCAgctttattcttcttcttcaccacTTCAATGAGCTTGCTCACCACCTGGTCAGCCACATAGTCGATGTGCCTTCCTCCCTGAGGTCCAGGGGGCAAACATAAGATCCCATTTACAGAATAAATGTCATATGTCTTAATCACAGTGACACAAAGTGGCTGGGAGAGCAGCCAAACATGTACTTAGCTGCCAAAGGAACCTGGCTTACTACTTCAGTCTGCCTTAAAGGCTTCTTAGCTGCTCTAAGATGGAAATTtaaacagagctgaaaaattaagattaaaattagCATCGGAGGTCAGTATTCCAAAACACCACTTACAAAAAGTAACTCGTTTGGCATGGAGGTCACAACCCACACGAAATCACTCAGTTAATCATAGTGTAAATACATAATACATGCACAACAAAAAACCTAAAAGACTGCGACGTTACCTTGGTCGTAGCAATACTGTTGACAAAGCTGACTTGCTGGAAACCTTTCTCACTCATGGTGAGGCAGACTTCCCAACGTTCATTGACAACCTCATGGACCACGGTGAGAGTATTGCCAGTCTCGTCCACTTTGTCCTTCACATACATGTCCACATAGCTACGGAAACCTGTAACCTGGAGTAGAAGAGCATCTGTCTTAGTCTTATTGTCTTAATCACAAGATTTACCCTACAGGCTCATGCAATTAataggaaaaattaaaaataataacaaaaggaaagaaagtaTAAAAGGAATGATGAGGTTATTCTTGTTTGTATCATTTAAAAACCATCTATGTAGCTATGGATGAAGTCCGTGAAAGatctcttcacatttttttcgttgattggtttggtttgatttcTAATTATTTTGTAGTTTGAACTTAATGACATCTGAAAGGACAATTCAAAGCCATTTCTAATTTAATAAGAAATATCTGACAGATAGGTGGCTGGcaaaaaacagcaggaagaaagCAAGTAACAGAAGTGAAACAGAATGGTAACTTACTGGCAGCCTCTTGCCATTGAAGAACACACGGACACCTTTGGATGATCCAGCAACGTCGTAGGCCCTCCTGGTCATGAGAGCCACTGTGTCTTTGTCCAGGATGCTCATTTTAAACTTGGCCAGGTCTGGCCTAAAGGTGATGCAAGTATATTCCTCTCCGTCAAATGGTTTGATGCTACTATCTCCTGCCCTGCCCATATTGTCATACCAAGTCTGTGGAAAGCATGGACATACttgtaaaattacattttttttttgtaacaatagtgacaaaagacaaaatttgGTTTAGCCTCCCTCCTACCTGcttgaatgttttctttgagtCTTTACAGGCAGTCTCTACTGTAAACTTTGTGCTAAAGATGTTACAAAGTTTAGCACCATATCCATTGCGTCCACCTAAAGAACAAGTAATGGTGTGAAGACGTGGATTAGAATACTAGAAAAGTAATGGTCAGCTTATTAAACACCAAACAGGGCATGTTTGTACAAAGCCCAACACATGGCTTAAAGTTACATTCCTGTTCAACCTGGGTCTTGGATTCATAATTTGCCATTGCCCTtatgatgattttgtttttttgtttttggaatcaGGGGATGTGTGAACTCTGATCTTATAATGAGTACAGTCTAAGTTACTCATTTTCTGATAATTAAACTCACCAGTGACTTTCTTCTGGTCATCATCGTAGTTACTGGAGGTGAGGAGCTGCCCGAAGATGAGAGCAGGCACATAGACCTTCTCCACCTTGTGTTCCACCACTGGAATACCCTTCCCATTATTCCATACACTGATGATATTGttctcactgaaatgaaaaacaaacaaacacatttcatcgTGTTGAACTGGGGCTATTTGAAAAGTGTCAAGCAAAAAGTAGGATTAGAACATATTTCAAGACCTTAACTGTTTGAggtaaatggatggatgcactTGTGTTTATATGGCAGTTTACCGTTCTCCTCACAGTGCACttgacacattcacacactgatggcagaaGCTGTCATGTAAAGTGCTGACCCACTCATCAGTGATACACTACTTCCTATCCAAAGTCTCCCATGATATATTTTTTCCCATCTTACttcacatacactcacaccaACTGCAGATGCACAAGCACAGAGAGCAAGTTTGGGTTTTTACTATCTTGTCCAAGGATGCTTCAATATTCAGTTGGAGCAGGGGATCAAACCACTGGCTTTAAGATTAGTGGATGACCTGCCTCACCTTTTGCTTGGGCAATATCAAATATTACTCACACATCAATGTTGACTTTGATGCAGGACATGCTCTTATCCCTCTGCTTGTTGTCAGCTGCATTTACTgtagggagaaaaagaaaaatgaatacataaaataaatttgcttCAGCGTAGTATGCCGGCcatatggggggggggggggggggtcatcattttgtttatttatttacatcataTACCAGCTAACACTAGGAGCCAATTACTCACCAAGGATCTCATCAAAAATCTTGTAAAGCCCAGGCACAAACGTTACATCACGGCAGTTCAGTCCAACATCCTCATCATACACCCACATTTGCTAAGAAAATAAAGTCATTAGTGACTACAGATTTATGCATAAATTTGTACAATATGAACCATCAACGCCATTACCCAAATGCCACCCTGCAACTAGAACACAGTTCCtatgaaaatatgtaaaatagTCCACCCTCCCACAGGACTTTAATCAATAAATGTTCATTAGAGAAGCCATAAATTTCAAAGACACTGCTGTTTGACTTCTTACTTGGGTGACAGGCTCTACGGAGCCTATGTAGGAGTCCGGTCGAAGCAAAATGTGCTccagctgtgttttcttctgatAGATTCTCTCCACCGACAGCCGCTTCGGATCTTTCTTCGTCTTTTGCACCAGCTTGTTTTCAAAGGAGGTCTGCTGAAAATGACACAAGGTTGTCTTTTGTGAAAATATTGAAACACTTGTTCAAACAGCTTCAGACCGTTGTAGTTACTTGAATCGTGAGTTTTTAAAGTAGACACAACTAATCTTTAGACAATTTGCTGAACGCAAAAATCCCATTTCTcctgaaaatttgaaaatacCAGGGCACAAAACAACCACTTGCAGATCCTGGGATGTGATTCAGACTGATTCTAAAGGACACTTAGGGGCAGATGTCTGAAACAGGGCTTACTGGTTGCAGCCACTACACTGACAAATCAGCACTACCTCTGCTTCGAATTTAAACACCGCTGACAAAtataatcaaaaataattatatCCCATTTCCCCGGCGTCATACAGCGTTAATACAGCATTAGTTAATCTGTTCATTTCAAACTGATGCTACATGAATGCACCATAGTATTGCGTGTGCAAAGCCATGGGACGGATAACGCTATTTAGCATAAACATTGGTACAGAAAGAGATGTCAAGTTAGCATTCACGTTATCTTACTAGCCAAATGTTTTACATGGACCATAACACTGACATGGTTTCTAAAAACTGTTCTAGCCTACATCACGTATGATGTTGTGCCATGTGTCGGGGGGTGAGGGGGGTCGTTAGGTGACTAATAGGGGAACATCTAACCTTGCTGTATAACGCATTTTTGCGTTCCAACACCAAGCACCATCTCGTTAAATATTGACGACGATGAATAATGTTGTAGAAAACTATATTAGCTAGCTAACTTAAACTGCTGCTAAGTTTAACCGTAACCAACGCTAACACTAGTAGCTGGTTAAGCTATCTACAAAAACTAAACATCGAAGTGACAATACATTTACCTTCAGTGGTTCAGCCATTCTTCCTTTTTTATTACCAAACCCTGGTGCTTTGAATAACTTCCACACTACAGTTATTACTAACGCTAGCTAACTAACTCCCAGATATCGCCTAATAATAACTGCTGCCTGGCTGAACTAAAACGTATAGCCGCTAAGTAACTACGAATTTGAAAATTCAAAACTTCAGGGAAACCTCTCGCGCTAGTTATATTGACCAATCACAAGAAGAGCTGTTTGACGTTTCCCTCCAATGGAGAACTTAAAACCGATTTTTATCAAGTAGACAACCAATCACCGACAGTTAAGGAGGAATGAGCCCGCCCAAGTTATGTCTGACGGCCAATCAGGTTCTCAACATAGAAAAGAATAGGATAATTTCCTTGCTCGAAAATATATTTACAGAATGGGTAATAGTAGTTAATTTTTCATTGACACATcatctgaaaaaagaaagagagtaGGTGTAAGTTTGTTAGCGTTCAAAAaatttcattcaattcaatcaATTCATTCAAATCTGTTTTGGCAATAACTGGCCATTGCCTTTGTAAACCTGTGCATCGTGATTGAAGTACTAACCAGCAGTTATTATTTGTCTTGGTTCAGAGAAGCCCAGCTTATCTGGACCAAAGACACATCATGTTCACAATCAAGCTACAATAAACACTGACAAAGGAGATCTGAAACGAAACCAGTAGAAAAtatgctgcaaaaacaaatccacatGAGCCTTTTCCCATGGTGAGTCACTATAATTATCCACATAAATAGCAGCTAATGCAGTACGGCTGATATATTGCACATATCTAATTTCCAGTGTGGTCACTCAGTACGGGAacactcatttgtttttttattgttttggctttattgcaacacacagaaaacaaagtctgtGAGCTTAAAGTGCTGACTGAACTCTAAAAGAGATGATTAGGCCTATTGGGTGAGCAATAGCCCATTTACCCTTAAGGATATGTATAAAAAGGGCCACACTTTCCACACAATTCACTGGATTTTGATGTAAACACTATAAACCTGAGAGTCAGCTCTATAACCATTTACACATCTTCTCATGTGCTGCGCTGTATGTCCCGTACAAGCACAGTGTTTTGCCAcagagctttaaaaaaaaagcccttttATGAAGTTAAGGTTTTAACTGGTTATTCATAAATGCACACTTTCATTTAAGTTCTTCTATGCCTCATCAAGCTATTGACTATAATTTGTCTCATGTAATGATTAATGAAAACCTTCAgctaaattaaatataaattgaTATTCTCAAAATTTATCATAGATGCCGTTTTTCTTATTCCACTTTCTGGTTTTGATGGCAaatgagaggaagtgagagacaGATCTTAATAGTGCACAAAGTGATCCTTTACTTTTTGTGAAGAGAAACATATGATATGGATCATGTCACCTAAAGTCTGTTTCATCATAAAATCATATAAGTCTAATTCATATCCTCTTACACTTATAAGTGGGTTTCAGCAGATCTCCAGAGATCAGAGAAGGTGTCATTTTCATAGTTGCATAATGCCATTCATGGAGctaagtgaaaatgaaatatctaACATTTGTGCCCATCATATTCACATCTTGTCTTGAGCTACACCTGCAAGCAGTCAGCAAAAAATGTAACACCTTTCCGAAAAGTCAAGTGTGCATCAGTACCCAAGGTACTTGTTTTCAGCCACAGAACAACAGGTGATAGCTGTTTCCCACACACAGGGGGAAAATCTGGACATGTAAATTTCTCCTAGATATACAATCAGAAGGAAATAGTAGGCTTCAAATGCATGACCTTTCGATTCACCAGACATGAAATAGTTGCAGACATATATTCATGTCATAGCTAAAggtacattttaaaatccattatGCATTGATTGAGTTGCCTGGATGGTTGAGACAAATAAGCACTCATCACTTCTGAGATCCAGGTGCAGTCGGCTCACAGCCCAATCGAAGCTGCATCTTTCCTGCAACACTCTCCTCGGcggaggagaaaaacagaccATTCAAAATTGAGAGGAAAAGGTGAAAGAAGCATACCCATTCTCTCTAATGATAAGTAATGATAACACCACTGTTAATGCAACTGATCACGTGGGGTACAGATCATCAATGTCATTTTGAATCTACAAAGGTCACTTGCAAGAAAATGCTCTCTAATGTTTTGTTGAGTGCACTGATCCCTTTATCCCAAAGTGTCCAATTGCAGTTTTCCAATCATACATGAAAGCTGCCTAAAAGCTATTTTGTGGTTAATGGGTTTATCTCCCTACAAGAACGCCACTGTAGTTTCATGATAGCCCTCAGCTGATGTGTTTAGCAGCGTCATCATGCAGAGCTTACCTTTGTGTCTTACAGCTGTGTTCAGCTAATGTAAGAATATTCAGAAGTGCAGCATTTAAGAAAgcacaagagagaaaaacagattattttattCAATACCAAGCAAACATGGGCTTTTACATTTCTGGTCTTGTGGCTATCAGTCAATGAAAATGCACTAACCAGATTTATCTAACTGTTCTGCCATTCTTATCTGTCTTCCTCTGCTATGCTGCCCACTCATCTGACCTTGGCATGAAAATAATAGGGCTGAgttgcttcagctgtggtcCAGTAAATGTGCTGGAGTGTATGTACACAAATACACCCACACCTCCGCACATGaataaaggtgaaaaaaaaaacacatttgattttgcTCTTGGTATCAACCTGGGCGAATGATTGATCTCTTTTTAAGGAATATAGAGAATGTGCCATCTGCCCTCATccatttttaacacatgtaacTAAAGAGACCAGATACCTTCAAAATGGAATATTTTTGATTCTGACAAAGAGACCATTTAGGCTCAAATTGTGGCACTTTAACTTAAAGTAGTATAGAAGAACTACAGAGTTTTTTTGGGAGACATGTTCCATCATCTCACCAAAGCTATTATATGCACAATCTAAAGGATTATCCAAACtcaatattcaaaatatttttagatttcagaTTACTCTAACACATTTATAGCTGACAGTTAGAATATCAATACCAGAAGACAGTTTAGTTTGTAGCTAACTTTTAGTTAACAGGCAGGGGAAAGAGCCAGACTGGCTCTGTCTAAGAAACTCAGCCTCCCAGCACCTGcgaagctaaaaaaaataacattttgaatcTTATTTGTTAAATCCTTCCAAAAACTGaagtgttaaaaacaacaatttgtggCTTTACATGGTGATGGCCTGGCTGGCTCACATTGAAGATAATACGCCACTGCAACTGGCCACGAAACAGTGCTGCACATAACCCTCTGTAAGAGCATAACATGTAGTTTTTACATTTCCCTCTTTAATATATTAAACAAATTAGATATGACaggttcatttgtgtgtttgaatgttacTGGGACCTTTGGACAGAGTCTAGCTTGCTGTTTCCTGCTTTCAGTCCATAACTAACTAACTTCAGCTACACTAACTGGCTCCAGCCTGTTTCTTAATATTTAAGTGAGCAAGGTAAGTGTGGTATCTATCTTTTTCGAAGTGTCTGAAAGACAGCAAATTCCTCAAAACTTCCTAAAATTTACTTAAACTATTTCTTTTAATGTCAAAAATGCATATGGGCTACAGGAAAATCTGACAAATTAAGCAATTTGGCAAAGTTATGTTTTGTTGATGTAGAAGATGTTTGGATAGGTTTTTAGAAACAGTGATAAAATGTATGTTCAGAGTACATTATTTTAAGGTAATTTAACATAATACGGctacatattttttgtttgcaacTTTTCCATTACTATTCTAACCCTCTAACACACTCACGCAGACTTCCTCTTATCTAGTGCTTGTGGGCAGTTTGAAATGGAATACTAAGTACTCTAAAAATAGCCAGCCATCTGAGGTTATTGAGAGATGTTAGTAAAGTAGATAGACACCCGTGCTCTCAGTACCACCTGCTTTCCTGTTCATTTATTGATGGccctgtgttttctgtggccTGACACAGCTTGACTGTTGGAGAAGTGGGGGAGAAAGAAACTTGATGTGTCAAAGATCCGTTGATAGCTGTCTAAGGGGGATGTTTGCTGCAGCTTGATGTCGTGTGTCATACAAGCATGGTGCTGCTTTACAGATATTAGGGTGACAGGTAAACAACTGCTGCTTCCAACTGAGCGCTTGGCAGGTATGTCAGAGCTTGTTCCAGAGGAAAGCTTGGGTTGTGTAAAAGATAAATCAGTTGACAGTCTATAGTGATAAGAATGATTTTCtacatgatttttgtttttcttcattttgactTTAA
The Scatophagus argus isolate fScaArg1 chromosome 21, fScaArg1.pri, whole genome shotgun sequence genome window above contains:
- the top2a gene encoding DNA topoisomerase 2-alpha isoform X3; the protein is MAEPLKQTSFENKLVQKTKKDPKRLSVERIYQKKTQLEHILLRPDSYIGSVEPVTQQMWVYDEDVGLNCRDVTFVPGLYKIFDEILVNAADNKQRDKSMSCIKVNIDVENNIISVWNNGKGIPVVEHKVEKVYVPALIFGQLLTSSNYDDDQKKVTGGRNGYGAKLCNIFSTKFTVETACKDSKKTFKQTWYDNMGRAGDSSIKPFDGEEYTCITFRPDLAKFKMSILDKDTVALMTRRAYDVAGSSKGVRVFFNGKRLPVTGFRSYVDMYVKDKVDETGNTLTVVHEVVNERWEVCLTMSEKGFQQVSFVNSIATTKGGRHIDYVADQVVSKLIEVVKKKNKAGVAVKPFQVKNHMWLFVNCLIENPTFDSQTKENMTLQQKTFGSTCALSDKFIKQATSSGIVESVMNWVRFKAQSQLNKKCSAVKHTKIKGVPKLDDANDAGGKNSIGCTLILTEGDSAKTLAVSGLGVVGRDRYGVFPLRGKMLNVREASIKQIMENAEINNIIKILGLQYKKNYSDPESLKSLRYGKIMIMTDQDQDGSHIKGLLINFIHHNWPSLLRHNFLEEFITPIIKASYKKTQLSFYSIPEFNAWKESQPNYKSWKIKYYKGLGTSTSQEAKEYFSDMQRHRIPFKYSGPEDDEAITLAFSKKKVEERKEWLTNFMVNRRQRREHNLPEDYLYGQSTKFLSYNDFVNKELVLFSNSDNERSIPCLVDGLKPGQRKVLFCCFKRNDKREVKVAQLAGSVAEMSAYHHGEASLMMTIVGLAQNFVGSNNLNLLQPLGQFGTRLHGGKDSASPRYIFTMLSSLARLVFPPVDDNLLKYNYDDNQRVEPEWYMPIIPTVLVNGAEGIGTGWASKIPNYDIREIISNIHRMLNGDEPLPMLPSYKGFRGTIEQVMDNQFMNSGEVAIIDSTTIEISELPVKSWTQTYKENVLEPMLNGTEKVPALITDFKEYHTDTTVRFVVKMAEEKLREAEAAGLHKVFKLQSPLTCNSMVLFDHVGSLKKYESVQDILKDFFELRMKYYVLRKDWLAGMLGAESAKLTNQARFILEKIQGTLVIENKPKKELIRMLQQMGYDSDPVKAWKLAQEKNEEQMEEEEEEEAEKEDTSGPDYNYLLSMPMWFLTKEKKEELCKQRDAKMTELNTLKRKTPEDLWKEDLAAFSEELEVFETKEKENAMMPVKKGAGKGKVVKVKQETLPTPQGRRVIPRVTSTMKAEANRKADIKKGEGKRGRKIKSENVVMKMEFGEDAENAEPSEEIGLAARLSKKTKTQAKEKGSKTSKQSTLQFKPLAKKPKKNPWTDDESEGQSADSEIDAEEVAAPRERVERKTKGAVKYSMSDSEDEFDDWGKKDAPKRKALISDDDTSFAPEPNTMADSDVDSPAPPPKAPQPTKKVAKSKTTVKQAESKSSSPSDDQVPAPKAPVQRKTKEAAPKKAPAAKKPAASKKKAAGEKQPSIMDVFSKPKPSSNTAAKKMPSFDSSDSEGEAKAPVAKAKPVFKRKQADSDDSDSSSDNLMSRLKAKTTAGSKKTKKWFDDESFQVSDQEDASPIVVAPRDKPSRARKAVTYNVDSDSDEDF
- the top2a gene encoding DNA topoisomerase 2-alpha isoform X1, producing MAEPLKQTSFENKLVQKTKKDPKRLSVERIYQKKTQLEHILLRPDSYIGSVEPVTQQMWVYDEDVGLNCRDVTFVPGLYKIFDEILVNAADNKQRDKSMSCIKVNIDVENNIISVWNNGKGIPVVEHKVEKVYVPALIFGQLLTSSNYDDDQKKVTGGRNGYGAKLCNIFSTKFTVETACKDSKKTFKQTWYDNMGRAGDSSIKPFDGEEYTCITFRPDLAKFKMSILDKDTVALMTRRAYDVAGSSKGVRVFFNGKRLPVTGFRSYVDMYVKDKVDETGNTLTVVHEVVNERWEVCLTMSEKGFQQVSFVNSIATTKGGRHIDYVADQVVSKLIEVVKKKNKAGVAVKPFQVKNHMWLFVNCLIENPTFDSQTKENMTLQQKTFGSTCALSDKFIKQATSSGIVESVMNWVRFKAQSQLNKKCSAVKHTKIKGVPKLDDANDAGGKNSIGCTLILTEGDSAKTLAVSGLGVVGRDRYGVFPLRGKMLNVREASIKQIMENAEINNIIKILGLQYKKNYSDPESLKSLRYGKIMIMTDQDQDGSHIKGLLINFIHHNWPSLLRHNFLEEFITPIIKASYKKTQLSFYSIPEFNAWKESQPNYKSWKIKYYKGLGTSTSQEAKEYFSDMQRHRIPFKYSGPEDDEAITLAFSKKKVEERKEWLTNFMVNRRQRREHNLPEDYLYGQSTKFLSYNDFVNKELVLFSNSDNERSIPCLVDGLKPGQRKVLFCCFKRNDKREVKVAQLAGSVAEMSAYHHGEASLMMTIVGLAQNFVGSNNLNLLQPLGQFGTRLHGGKDSASPRYIFTMLSSLARLVFPPVDDNLLKYNYDDNQRVEPEWYMPIIPTVLVNGAEGIGTGWASKIPNYDIREIISNIHRMLNGDEPLPMLPSYKGFRGTIEQVMDNQFMNSGEVAIIDSTTIEISELPVKSWTQTYKENVLEPMLNGTEKVPALITDFKEYHTDTTVRFVVKMAEEKLREAEAAGLHKVFKLQSPLTCNSMVLFDHVGSLKKYESVQDILKDFFELRMKYYVLRKDWLAGMLGAESAKLTNQARFILEKIQGTLVIENKPKKELIRMLQQMGYDSDPVKAWKLAQEKNEEQMEEEEEEEAEKEDTSGPDYNYLLSMPMWFLTKEKKEELCKQRDAKMTELNTLKRKTPEDLWKEDLAAFSEELEVFETKEKENAMMPVKKGAGKGKVVKVKQETLPTPQGRRVIPRVTSTMKAEANRKADIKKGEGKRGRKIKSENVVMKMEFGEDAENAEPSEEIGLAARLSKKTKTQAKEKAGSKTSKQSTLQFKPLAKKPKKNPWTDDESEGQSADSEIDAEEVAAPRERVERKTKGAVKYSMSDSEDEFDDWGKKDAPKRKALISDDDTSFAPEPNTMADSDVDSPAPPPKAPQPTKKVAKSKTTVKQAESKSSSPSDDQVPAPKAPVQRKTKEAAPKKAPAAKKPAASKKKAAGEKQPSIMDVFSKPKPSSNTAAKKMPSFDSSDSEGEAKAPVAKAKPVFKRKQADSDDSDSSSDNLMSRLKAKTTAGSKKTKKWFDDESFQVSDQEDASPIVVAPRDKPSRARKAVTYNVDSDSDEDF